In the genome of Streptomyces sp. NBC_00190, one region contains:
- a CDS encoding sulfite exporter TauE/SafE family protein, producing the protein MKGVVEVSPDKGLAAAERLWSAPLVFGAGAMVGVLGGMIGLGGAEFRLPLLISMFGLAALSAVILNKAMSLVVVVTALPARFAAVSFGDLGAHWAIAVNLLAGSLLGAWAGASWAVRMRSATFYKVLAVLMVAMAAALVVTRTTAVGSLDLPGPVQVVAGVVAGFGIGVVAAIMGVAGGELLIPTIVLLFGTDIKLAGTCPCWCPCPRCSSRSPATAATAASPPSWRRARSPARSSVGSCWA; encoded by the coding sequence GTGAAGGGTGTGGTCGAGGTGTCGCCGGACAAGGGCCTGGCCGCCGCTGAACGGCTGTGGTCGGCCCCGTTGGTGTTCGGGGCCGGCGCGATGGTGGGCGTGCTCGGCGGCATGATCGGACTGGGCGGCGCGGAGTTCCGATTGCCGCTGCTGATCAGCATGTTCGGCCTCGCCGCCCTGTCGGCCGTCATCCTGAACAAGGCGATGAGCCTGGTCGTCGTAGTCACCGCCCTGCCCGCCCGGTTCGCCGCGGTCTCCTTCGGCGACCTCGGCGCCCACTGGGCGATCGCGGTAAACCTGCTGGCAGGCAGCCTGCTCGGCGCGTGGGCCGGGGCCTCGTGGGCGGTGCGCATGCGCTCCGCGACCTTCTACAAGGTCCTAGCGGTCCTCATGGTTGCCATGGCCGCGGCTTTGGTGGTCACCCGCACCACCGCCGTTGGATCCCTGGATCTGCCGGGCCCGGTCCAGGTCGTGGCCGGGGTGGTGGCCGGGTTCGGGATCGGCGTGGTCGCGGCCATCATGGGCGTCGCCGGCGGGGAGCTGCTGATCCCCACGATCGTGCTGCTGTTCGGAACGGACATCAAGCTCGCGGGAACCTGTCCCTGCTGGTGTCCCTGCCCACGATGCTCGTCGCGTTCGCCCGCTACAGCCGCGACGGCAGCTTCGCCGCCCTCATGGCGACGGGCTCGATCGCCGGCGCGCTCCTCGGTGGGTTCCTGCTGGGCGTGA
- a CDS encoding dienelactone hydrolase family protein — protein sequence MPIKTLQIPTADGQADAFAAFPDRGEQHPGVLMYADGFGIRPALRELARELARHGYYVLVPNLFYRNGSAPVLELPEHIGEEVRPQVMAQLMPLIQAHTVERALSDADAYLKFLATQPEVGAGPVAVTGYCIGGLLAMRTAAAHPDRVAAVAAFHGPVGADGPDLFSRITAKVHLGHAEGDLTPQALEELNQALDAARVRYTSEIYPHTIHGFTMSDTDAFSASGLKRHWDRLLPLLDRTLISS from the coding sequence ATGCCCATCAAGACGCTGCAGATTCCCACCGCGGACGGTCAGGCCGACGCGTTCGCCGCCTTTCCCGACCGCGGCGAGCAGCACCCAGGGGTGCTGATGTACGCAGACGGCTTCGGCATCCGGCCCGCACTGCGGGAGTTGGCCCGCGAGCTGGCCAGGCACGGGTACTACGTGCTCGTCCCCAACCTCTTCTACCGGAACGGCTCGGCACCGGTGCTCGAACTGCCCGAGCACATCGGCGAAGAGGTCCGCCCCCAAGTCATGGCCCAGCTGATGCCCCTGATCCAGGCGCACACAGTCGAACGTGCCCTGAGCGACGCCGATGCCTACCTCAAGTTCCTCGCCACCCAGCCCGAAGTCGGCGCCGGTCCGGTCGCGGTGACCGGCTACTGCATCGGCGGCCTCCTCGCGATGCGCACCGCCGCGGCGCACCCGGACCGGGTGGCCGCCGTCGCCGCGTTCCACGGCCCCGTGGGCGCCGATGGGCCCGACCTCTTCTCCAGGATCACCGCAAAAGTCCACCTCGGCCATGCCGAGGGCGACCTGACCCCCCAGGCCCTTGAGGAGCTCAACCAGGCCCTGGATGCCGCACGTGTCCGCTACACTTCCGAGATCTACCCCCACACCATCCACGGCTTCACCATGTCCGACACCGACGCTTTCAGCGCCTCCGGGTTGAAGCGCCACTGGGACCGCCTGCTCCCCCTCCTGGACCGCACCCTGATCAGCAGTTGA
- a CDS encoding DUF475 domain-containing protein codes for MLLKTFGWSFAVTALGLIAAVLYGGWAGFGIVAILSILEISVSFDNAVVNAGILKKMNAFWQKIFLTIGVLIAVFGMRLVFPVVIVAVSAKISPIEAVQLALDDKDKYQQLVTDAHPSIAAFGGMFLLMIFLDFIFEDRDIKWLAWLERPLAKLGKIDMLSACVALIVLVITSMTFATQAHQHGGVHVDKAQTVLVSGILGLITYMIVGGLSGYFENKLEEEEEAEHEAEEEAKKSGKPVSVVAMAGKAAFFMFLYLEVLDASFSFDGVIGAFAITNDIVLMALGLGIGAMYVRSLTVYLVRQGTLDDYVYLEHGAHYAIGALAVLLLVTIQYEINEVITGLVGVILIAWSFWSSVRRNRRLAAAEAKGTGSDEKAEVSSSV; via the coding sequence GTGCTTCTGAAAACGTTCGGCTGGTCGTTCGCGGTCACCGCGCTCGGCCTGATCGCGGCAGTGTTATACGGGGGGTGGGCCGGCTTCGGGATCGTGGCGATCCTGTCCATCCTCGAAATCTCGGTGTCCTTCGACAATGCCGTGGTCAACGCCGGGATCCTGAAGAAGATGAATGCCTTCTGGCAGAAGATCTTCCTCACCATCGGTGTCCTGATCGCGGTTTTCGGCATGCGCCTGGTCTTCCCCGTCGTGATCGTCGCCGTCAGTGCCAAGATCAGTCCGATCGAAGCGGTACAGCTCGCGCTGGACGACAAGGACAAGTACCAGCAGCTGGTGACCGACGCCCACCCGTCCATCGCCGCCTTCGGTGGCATGTTCCTGCTGATGATCTTCCTCGACTTCATCTTCGAGGACCGTGACATCAAGTGGCTGGCCTGGCTGGAGCGTCCGCTGGCCAAGCTCGGCAAGATCGACATGCTGTCGGCGTGCGTCGCCCTGATCGTCCTGGTCATCACCTCGATGACCTTCGCCACCCAGGCCCACCAGCACGGTGGCGTCCACGTGGACAAGGCGCAGACCGTCCTGGTCTCCGGCATCCTGGGCCTGATCACCTACATGATCGTCGGCGGCCTCTCCGGCTACTTCGAGAACAAGCTGGAGGAAGAGGAGGAAGCCGAACACGAGGCGGAGGAAGAGGCCAAGAAGAGCGGCAAGCCCGTCTCGGTCGTCGCCATGGCCGGCAAGGCCGCGTTCTTCATGTTCCTCTACCTCGAAGTCCTCGACGCCTCCTTCTCCTTCGACGGAGTCATCGGCGCCTTCGCCATCACCAACGACATCGTGCTCATGGCGCTCGGCCTCGGTATCGGTGCCATGTACGTCCGGTCGCTGACCGTCTACCTGGTCCGCCAGGGCACCCTCGACGACTACGTCTACCTGGAGCACGGCGCGCACTACGCCATCGGCGCCCTCGCCGTGCTCCTGCTCGTCACCATCCAGTACGAGATCAACGAGGTCATCACCGGCCTCGTCGGCGTCATCCTGATCGCCTGGTCCTTCTGGTCCTCGGTCCGCCGGAACCGCAGGCTAGCGGCGGCCGAGGCGAAGGGCACGGGGTCCGACGAGAAGGCCGAGGTCTCCTCCAGCGTCTGA
- a CDS encoding site-specific integrase — protein sequence MYAFTAAAPGGRSERDHRTGDRSPLFLTGRRAPAGIATLDVCEETGRARLSYRRAEEIFEEHTRLLANPLASPEGIEHLDGWTLHQLRRSALTHDAEEGTSTLLARSRRASVRSLERYARPGVDSVARHVAERDPAARHNGSASGTYRRVAWALVSESGPLDRDPGLVGA from the coding sequence GTGTACGCATTTACTGCGGCGGCGCCGGGAGGGCGGAGCGAGCGTGACCATCGAACCGGTGACCGCAGCCCGCTGTTCCTCACCGGCCGCAGGGCCCCGGCCGGGATCGCGACGCTGGACGTGTGCGAGGAGACTGGCCGGGCCCGGCTCTCCTATCGCCGGGCCGAGGAGATCTTCGAGGAGCACACCCGGCTGCTGGCCAACCCGCTCGCCTCGCCTGAGGGCATCGAGCACCTGGACGGCTGGACCCTGCACCAGCTCCGCCGCAGTGCGCTCACGCACGACGCCGAGGAGGGCACCTCTACCCTGCTCGCGCGGTCCCGGCGCGCATCCGTCCGCTCGTTGGAGCGGTACGCCCGCCCCGGTGTCGATTCGGTAGCCCGGCACGTCGCCGAGCGAGACCCCGCCGCCCGCCACAACGGTTCAGCTTCCGGAACCTACCGGCGGGTTGCATGGGCCCTGGTGTCCGAGTCAGGACCACTGGACCGTGATCCCGGTCTTGTCGGGGCATGA
- the tgmB gene encoding ATP-grasp ribosomal peptide maturase yields the protein MATAPSGSVLVLTSPHDVTTDLVLRILAERQVPVVRLDPGPDLLAGAALTASYRTGDQSGTLRTPSRELDLTRVRSVWTRRPSPFEGPAGPDLAERKFAASQSLWGAGGILASLPGAHYVNHPWNNRAAEYKPAQLAAAQRSGFSVPSTLITNDPDAAREFVACQIGGVVYKPLWNTPYKVHGQASQVWVREVHAHEITTAVASCPHLFQAKVDKVCDVRLTAVGNRLFAVRIDSPDLDWRRRQSLMECAPIAIPPQVARSVRAYLANFQLTFGAFDFAVTAAGHWYFLECNPNGQWAWQPASITDSIAHAIADQLHKAPAV from the coding sequence ATGGCGACTGCTCCGAGCGGGTCAGTGCTGGTGCTGACCAGCCCACATGATGTGACCACCGACTTGGTTCTGCGAATCCTCGCGGAGCGCCAGGTTCCGGTGGTCCGTCTTGATCCAGGTCCCGATCTGCTTGCGGGCGCCGCTCTGACCGCCTCGTACCGCACAGGCGATCAGAGCGGCACGCTGCGCACGCCGAGCCGCGAGCTCGACCTCACCAGGGTTCGCTCCGTCTGGACGCGCCGCCCCTCACCCTTCGAAGGCCCTGCCGGACCGGACTTAGCAGAACGCAAGTTCGCCGCGTCACAGTCCCTGTGGGGCGCCGGCGGTATCCTGGCGTCCCTCCCTGGTGCCCACTACGTGAACCATCCATGGAACAACCGGGCAGCGGAGTACAAGCCGGCCCAGCTCGCCGCCGCGCAGCGCAGCGGCTTCTCGGTCCCGAGCACGCTGATCACCAACGACCCCGACGCCGCACGGGAGTTCGTTGCCTGCCAGATCGGCGGAGTCGTCTACAAGCCGCTGTGGAACACGCCGTACAAGGTTCACGGCCAAGCGAGCCAAGTGTGGGTACGAGAGGTCCACGCGCACGAGATCACCACCGCCGTCGCCTCCTGCCCCCATCTTTTTCAAGCCAAGGTGGACAAGGTGTGCGACGTACGCCTCACTGCTGTTGGCAACCGACTGTTCGCGGTTCGGATCGACAGTCCTGACCTTGATTGGCGGCGACGGCAATCCCTGATGGAGTGCGCACCGATCGCCATCCCCCCGCAGGTCGCGCGCTCGGTTCGCGCTTACCTCGCCAACTTCCAACTCACCTTCGGCGCATTTGACTTCGCCGTAACAGCCGCCGGGCACTGGTACTTCCTCGAATGCAACCCCAACGGGCAATGGGCATGGCAGCCCGCCTCGATCACGGACTCGATCGCCCATGCCATCGCCGATCAACTCCACAAAGCCCCTGCCGTGTGA
- a CDS encoding LGFP repeat-containing protein — MKATLVAFVSLAALTVQTSPAAAADVCGRQVGGDILAKYIETGSETGPLGCPTTDEEISPDGRGRYNHFAGGSIYWTPERGAHPVWGAIRGKWEAMGWEKSRLGYPVGDELTNADGAGRRQQFEGGTLYWPPLPGAHPVWGRVGELWGQFGWEGGYFGYPTSDEIPTPETKGIMQSFSGRNAVLWWSPGFDQGDTNHPVCKSECVGYTSVTNTEWVKRTEIARAIKDGQIGGNVDISVIPTAEGFDNADTSYDRLWDQSFSQAPYPDRWLTAEQGSSLYKQLACHARYSIDLGGGPQGGNSWDLEGWAPDVSWDYAMNPLLVWTHLCNWYEPA; from the coding sequence TTGAAGGCGACCCTGGTCGCGTTCGTGTCGCTCGCCGCACTCACCGTCCAGACCTCGCCGGCCGCCGCCGCCGACGTCTGCGGCAGGCAGGTCGGCGGCGACATCCTCGCCAAGTACATCGAGACCGGCAGCGAGACCGGCCCGCTCGGCTGCCCCACCACCGACGAGGAGATCAGCCCCGACGGCCGCGGCCGGTACAACCACTTCGCCGGAGGCTCCATCTACTGGACCCCCGAACGCGGCGCGCACCCCGTATGGGGCGCGATCCGCGGTAAGTGGGAGGCGATGGGCTGGGAGAAATCCCGGCTCGGCTACCCGGTCGGCGATGAACTCACCAACGCCGACGGAGCGGGCAGGCGCCAGCAGTTCGAGGGCGGCACCCTCTACTGGCCCCCTCTCCCTGGCGCGCACCCGGTGTGGGGCCGCGTCGGGGAGCTGTGGGGGCAGTTCGGATGGGAAGGCGGCTACTTCGGGTATCCGACGTCGGACGAGATCCCCACACCGGAGACCAAGGGCATCATGCAGTCGTTCTCAGGTCGTAACGCCGTGCTGTGGTGGTCGCCCGGCTTCGATCAGGGCGACACCAATCACCCCGTATGCAAGAGCGAGTGCGTCGGCTACACGTCGGTCACGAACACCGAGTGGGTCAAGCGGACCGAGATCGCCCGCGCCATCAAGGACGGCCAGATAGGCGGGAACGTCGACATCTCCGTCATCCCCACCGCCGAAGGCTTCGACAACGCCGACACCAGCTATGACCGGCTGTGGGACCAGTCGTTCTCCCAGGCCCCCTACCCGGACCGGTGGCTGACCGCCGAACAGGGATCCTCCCTGTACAAGCAGCTCGCCTGCCACGCCCGCTACTCCATAGACCTCGGCGGCGGCCCCCAGGGAGGCAACTCCTGGGACCTCGAAGGCTGGGCCCCTGACGTGTCCTGGGACTACGCCATGAACCCGCTCCTGGTCTGGACCCACCTGTGCAACTGGTACGAACCGGCCTGA
- a CDS encoding DUF6333 family protein has protein sequence MNENTYWTSAPDRIVRGSMSLCHLTAFEAPFNVDARNLPPNDPERARAFVESFEGIEAVLEDLGPRSAQTPLPSAARSDLDIVHAAAWGGMLSIVTPAFATDGNDEPLRSAAKELRERFPDARIVGRVSYHGGMEHTENIVWLPDGAMFHASGWPDDEPFVVSGDPRAVIASLDLRGWMVDNAGVDLDVPANEVYWAGLGGLALGHSDPWGWEEMETTAFRVRHSEDAVRDMESLYFV, from the coding sequence ATGAACGAGAACACCTACTGGACCTCTGCGCCGGACCGGATCGTGCGCGGCTCGATGAGTCTGTGCCACCTGACAGCGTTCGAGGCGCCATTCAACGTCGACGCCCGCAACCTGCCCCCCAACGACCCTGAGCGCGCACGCGCGTTCGTCGAGTCGTTCGAGGGCATCGAGGCTGTCCTGGAGGACCTCGGGCCGCGCTCCGCGCAGACCCCGCTCCCATCGGCAGCACGGTCGGATCTGGACATCGTGCATGCTGCCGCGTGGGGCGGCATGTTGAGCATCGTGACTCCCGCGTTCGCGACCGACGGCAACGACGAGCCGCTCCGGTCGGCGGCGAAGGAGTTGCGGGAGCGGTTCCCAGATGCGCGGATCGTGGGACGGGTCTCCTACCACGGGGGGATGGAGCACACCGAGAACATCGTGTGGTTGCCGGACGGAGCGATGTTCCACGCATCGGGATGGCCGGATGATGAGCCGTTCGTCGTCTCGGGCGATCCGCGTGCGGTGATCGCGTCCCTGGATCTCAGGGGGTGGATGGTGGACAACGCCGGCGTCGACCTGGACGTGCCCGCGAACGAGGTCTACTGGGCGGGCCTGGGGGGCTTGGCGCTCGGGCACTCGGATCCGTGGGGGTGGGAGGAGATGGAGACGACGGCGTTCCGTGTGCGGCACTCCGAGGACGCTGTTAGGGACATGGAAAGCTTGTACTTCGTCTAG
- the tgmA gene encoding putative ATP-grasp-modified RiPP has translation MHTRNHDAPWGITRMAPYAETDPTPLLTPVIDPETQIAVIIDEHGRTVQLGDHLVSISSSKSTSTSSSTNSSTSTSGYEGSSDSDDNSDSDSDSDHH, from the coding sequence ATGCATACACGAAACCACGACGCGCCCTGGGGCATCACGCGCATGGCGCCGTACGCGGAGACTGACCCGACTCCGCTGCTCACCCCGGTGATCGACCCTGAAACCCAGATCGCCGTCATCATCGACGAACACGGCCGCACCGTCCAGCTCGGCGACCACCTGGTCAGCATCAGCTCCTCGAAATCCACGTCCACCAGCAGCAGCACCAACAGCTCCACAAGCACCAGCGGCTACGAGGGCTCGTCGGACTCCGACGACAATTCGGACTCGGATTCGGACTCGGACCACCACTAA
- a CDS encoding TetR/AcrR family transcriptional regulator produces MNERQQARRPGGRSARVGAQVRQAVTDLISERGYGNFTVGEVAARAGVADSSIYRRWGSLETLLTDVALTRLNAQSPMPDTGSLAGDLRTYAANVAREITGPDGLAVVRLAVALSSSGQQGLQAGDDLRAERMRQLQSMLDRARERGEHAPDAFDVLDHILAPMYIRVLFGMVPLTPDYVDRLVDRLL; encoded by the coding sequence ATGAACGAGCGACAGCAAGCCCGGCGGCCCGGCGGACGCAGCGCCCGCGTCGGCGCGCAGGTGCGCCAGGCCGTCACCGACCTGATCAGTGAGCGCGGCTACGGCAACTTCACCGTCGGCGAGGTCGCAGCCCGCGCGGGCGTGGCCGACAGCAGCATCTACCGCCGGTGGGGCAGCCTGGAAACCCTGCTCACCGACGTGGCGCTCACCCGCCTCAATGCGCAGTCGCCGATGCCCGACACCGGGAGCCTCGCCGGCGACCTGCGCACTTACGCGGCCAACGTGGCCCGCGAGATCACCGGACCCGACGGTCTGGCGGTGGTGCGCCTGGCCGTCGCCCTGTCGAGCAGCGGTCAGCAGGGCCTGCAGGCGGGTGACGACCTCCGCGCCGAACGCATGCGGCAACTGCAGTCCATGCTCGATCGCGCCCGCGAGCGCGGCGAGCACGCACCCGACGCGTTCGACGTGCTGGACCACATCCTGGCCCCGATGTATATCCGCGTCTTGTTCGGCATGGTCCCGCTCACCCCGGACTACGTCGACCGGCTGGTCGACCGATTGCTGTGA
- a CDS encoding FG-GAP repeat domain-containing protein: MTTSHRTSPQRRRLRALAAGSVLALAAGALAAAPSVAAPSLGAPSIAAPSLAVPSPAVPTPGPSAVTGTAGGQGLPTVVMPARVPAQVAAAAKPRHDVDGDGVSDMIVMEYDQVTAVYLSSIKAWSDYTISKTDPDPEASFKDLLPVGDVGGTTQPELLSLTFDGVLTLYEAGVKTTSAPLWSGRGWQIYNRIIATGDLTGDRRPDLLARDPAGDLWLYTGTGTVSKPFNSRVKVGSGWGIYDQVVGANDVDGDGIGDVLTRTLAGELWFHKGAGSATAPLKPGVKVGTGWNTYNVITGSDDGDGDGRSDLLARDHDGVEYWFKSIGGGKFAAPAYFGSGYELNKFIVGAGTTSLFGKGQNVMTQADNVLAKYYALANGDYLSPPVAVGKETPGSRNTYATGLNSHNHASYVQNIGTDLYVRGVKVSTSWNYTMMAGPGDLTGDGKGDLVSRDSAGVLWLHPGDGLLYTKFGTRIKVGTGWNGYNTLVGAGDYSGDGRPDLLARDTAGGLFLYKGTGTASAPFAAREQVGSGFNQYDTLFVPGDINGDSKGDLMARLPGGDVYTYTSTGKSGTATFAPRVKFGTGWNIYKNML, encoded by the coding sequence TTGACTACATCGCACCGCACGTCACCGCAGCGCAGACGGCTGCGCGCCCTGGCCGCCGGGAGCGTTCTCGCCCTGGCCGCCGGCGCTCTGGCCGCCGCACCGAGCGTCGCCGCGCCGAGCCTGGGCGCGCCGAGTATCGCCGCGCCGAGCTTGGCCGTGCCGAGCCCGGCCGTGCCGACGCCGGGACCGTCGGCCGTGACCGGAACGGCCGGCGGCCAAGGGCTCCCGACCGTCGTCATGCCGGCCCGGGTCCCGGCCCAGGTGGCCGCTGCCGCCAAGCCGCGGCACGACGTCGACGGCGACGGCGTCAGCGACATGATCGTCATGGAGTACGACCAGGTCACGGCCGTCTACCTGTCGTCGATCAAGGCCTGGAGCGACTACACGATCTCCAAGACCGATCCGGATCCCGAGGCCTCGTTCAAGGACCTGCTGCCGGTGGGCGACGTCGGCGGCACCACCCAGCCCGAACTCCTCTCACTCACGTTCGACGGCGTGCTCACGCTCTACGAGGCGGGCGTGAAGACCACCTCGGCGCCCCTGTGGTCGGGCCGAGGCTGGCAGATCTACAACCGGATCATCGCCACCGGCGATCTGACCGGCGACCGCCGTCCCGATCTGCTGGCCCGGGACCCCGCCGGTGACCTGTGGCTGTACACCGGAACCGGGACGGTCAGCAAACCCTTCAACTCCCGGGTCAAGGTCGGATCCGGCTGGGGGATCTACGACCAGGTCGTGGGCGCCAACGACGTCGACGGCGACGGCATCGGCGACGTCCTCACTCGTACCCTGGCCGGCGAGCTGTGGTTCCACAAGGGAGCCGGCAGCGCCACCGCCCCGCTCAAGCCCGGCGTCAAGGTCGGCACCGGATGGAACACGTACAACGTGATCACCGGCTCGGACGACGGCGACGGCGACGGCCGAAGCGACCTGCTCGCCCGCGACCACGACGGCGTGGAGTACTGGTTCAAGTCGATCGGCGGCGGCAAGTTCGCCGCACCAGCCTACTTCGGCAGCGGCTACGAACTCAACAAGTTCATCGTCGGCGCGGGCACCACATCGCTCTTCGGCAAGGGCCAGAACGTGATGACCCAGGCCGACAACGTCCTGGCCAAGTACTACGCCCTGGCCAACGGCGACTACCTGTCGCCGCCGGTCGCGGTCGGCAAGGAGACGCCCGGCTCCCGCAACACGTACGCCACGGGCCTCAACAGCCACAACCACGCCAGCTACGTGCAGAACATCGGCACCGACCTCTACGTCCGCGGCGTGAAGGTCAGCACGTCGTGGAACTACACCATGATGGCCGGCCCCGGCGACCTCACCGGCGACGGGAAGGGCGACCTGGTCAGCCGTGACTCCGCCGGCGTCCTGTGGCTGCACCCCGGCGACGGTCTGCTGTACACGAAGTTCGGCACGCGCATCAAGGTCGGCACCGGCTGGAACGGCTACAACACCCTCGTCGGCGCGGGCGACTACTCCGGGGACGGGCGGCCCGACCTGCTCGCCCGGGACACCGCCGGCGGCCTCTTCCTCTACAAGGGCACCGGCACGGCCAGTGCGCCGTTCGCCGCCCGGGAGCAGGTCGGCAGCGGCTTCAACCAGTACGACACGCTGTTCGTCCCGGGCGACATCAACGGCGACAGCAAGGGCGACCTGATGGCCCGCCTCCCGGGAGGCGACGTGTACACGTACACCTCGACGGGCAAGTCCGGCACCGCGACCTTCGCCCCCCGGGTGAAGTTCGGCACCGGGTGGAACATCTACAAGAACATGCTCTGA
- a CDS encoding GNAT family N-acetyltransferase yields the protein MERQPGQIIDCGDFVLRRWRGQSDFAPAFKLIEESLDHLRPWEPWVARHSEKGTRDFLAKSESKWASGEVYDYAIAKDGILIGMCQSYHGSEPQGWRMGYWLHPAATGRGIATRATAALVTEMFTLPDVEYLEIAHDLANTSSAAIPRRLGFTEVLREQATPPAAPSGSGINVVWRLNRPTPPVFDAPCP from the coding sequence ATGGAGCGACAACCGGGGCAGATTATTGACTGCGGAGACTTCGTCTTGCGACGTTGGCGGGGGCAGAGCGACTTCGCTCCGGCATTCAAGTTGATCGAGGAGTCTCTGGACCACTTGCGCCCCTGGGAGCCGTGGGTCGCCCGTCACAGCGAGAAGGGCACCCGAGACTTCCTCGCGAAGTCCGAGTCAAAGTGGGCAAGCGGTGAGGTGTACGACTACGCCATAGCCAAAGACGGCATTCTCATCGGCATGTGCCAGAGCTACCACGGGTCCGAACCTCAGGGCTGGCGCATGGGGTATTGGCTGCACCCTGCCGCCACGGGCCGGGGCATCGCCACGAGAGCGACGGCGGCCTTGGTCACCGAGATGTTCACCCTGCCGGACGTGGAGTACCTGGAAATCGCGCACGACCTGGCCAACACTTCCAGCGCCGCGATACCACGCCGTTTGGGCTTCACGGAAGTCCTGCGTGAACAGGCAACGCCGCCCGCAGCTCCCTCAGGCAGCGGGATCAACGTGGTCTGGCGGCTGAACCGCCCTACACCGCCCGTTTTCGACGCTCCCTGCCCCTGA
- a CDS encoding MFS transporter, whose amino-acid sequence MAVSHAAVGSRPNRAVLLAVTCLGQFMVLLDNTIVGAALPDMQHRLHTQLTGLQWIVDAYVLLVAMLLLSGGVFADRFGRKRVYLTGVAVFTAASVLCSLAPSLGWLVVGRVLQGIGAAALSPASLALLAAACPAPQERIKAIGLWAGFSGIGLAAGPVAGGVLTDTLGWPAIFLVNLPIGVVLLLVGLRSLEETRNPSAPAIDIPGTVLSVLGVGALTYGLIEGGARGWTSPVILGSFTAAVILLAAFVAVEARRSAPMLPLPLFRQRLFTVSNTAMVVVGFALMGSSFFFSQFFVYVQGSSILRAGLQTLPVSLAMVIVSPYAGRLAARYGFRIVVTTGLALAGLGLLALGTVHADTGYGNVWWRLGVVGIGFALTMSPLTGAAIQAVSPQEGGLASGISSTTRQIGAVLGVAVLGAIVRTRQSGGASFETGLNSAFLAAGAVTLATAVFTGLWLARSKPAEGSAAPQRSTDPDAVTTSNKASANSR is encoded by the coding sequence ATGGCGGTATCGCATGCGGCCGTAGGCAGCCGACCGAACCGGGCCGTGCTGCTCGCGGTGACCTGCCTGGGCCAGTTCATGGTCCTGCTCGACAACACGATTGTCGGAGCAGCGCTGCCCGACATGCAGCACCGGCTGCACACTCAGCTGACCGGTCTGCAATGGATCGTCGACGCGTACGTACTGCTGGTCGCCATGCTGCTGCTGTCCGGCGGTGTCTTCGCCGACCGGTTCGGCCGCAAGCGGGTGTACCTGACCGGCGTGGCGGTGTTCACCGCCGCGTCGGTGCTGTGCAGCCTCGCACCCTCGCTCGGCTGGCTGGTCGTCGGCCGGGTGCTGCAGGGCATCGGGGCCGCGGCGCTGAGCCCTGCCTCGCTCGCCCTGCTCGCCGCCGCCTGTCCCGCGCCGCAAGAACGAATCAAGGCGATCGGCCTGTGGGCCGGATTCAGCGGAATCGGTCTGGCCGCAGGCCCCGTGGCCGGCGGAGTGCTGACAGATACCCTCGGCTGGCCCGCCATCTTCCTGGTCAATCTGCCCATCGGCGTGGTCCTTCTGCTGGTCGGTCTGCGCAGCCTTGAAGAGACCCGCAATCCGAGCGCCCCCGCGATCGACATCCCGGGGACGGTGCTGTCCGTTCTGGGGGTGGGGGCACTGACCTACGGGCTGATCGAGGGTGGTGCCCGCGGCTGGACGTCTCCGGTGATCCTGGGCAGCTTCACCGCCGCGGTGATCCTCCTCGCCGCCTTCGTCGCCGTCGAAGCGCGTCGTTCCGCTCCGATGCTGCCGCTGCCGCTGTTCCGGCAGCGCCTGTTCACCGTGTCCAACACCGCCATGGTCGTGGTGGGGTTCGCGCTCATGGGTTCGTCGTTCTTCTTCTCCCAGTTCTTCGTGTACGTCCAGGGCAGCTCGATCCTGCGCGCCGGCCTGCAGACCCTGCCGGTATCCCTCGCCATGGTGATCGTCAGCCCGTACGCGGGCCGGCTCGCCGCCCGGTACGGCTTCCGCATCGTGGTCACCACCGGCCTGGCCCTGGCCGGCCTGGGACTGCTGGCGCTCGGCACGGTGCACGCCGACACCGGCTACGGGAACGTGTGGTGGCGACTGGGAGTCGTCGGCATCGGCTTCGCCCTGACCATGTCCCCCCTGACGGGAGCCGCCATCCAAGCAGTCAGCCCGCAGGAAGGCGGCCTCGCATCAGGCATCAGCAGCACCACCCGGCAGATCGGCGCGGTGCTCGGCGTGGCGGTACTCGGAGCCATCGTCCGCACCCGGCAGTCTGGCGGCGCCTCCTTCGAGACTGGCCTCAACAGCGCCTTCCTCGCTGCCGGCGCCGTCACTTTGGCCACCGCCGTGTTCACCGGCCTGTGGCTGGCGAGGTCCAAGCCCGCGGAAGGCTCCGCGGCGCCGCAACGTTCCACCGATCCAGATGCGGTCACCACCTCGAACAAGGCATCCGCGAACAGCCGTTGA